The sequence GACGACGGTGAAGGTGGCCGGCTGATGAATGCCCGCAGCAGCACCCGGACGGTCCGTCGCAGACTCGCCGGAGTCGCCTTCCTGCTCGTGCCCGTCGTCCTGGTGTGGGTGTCGGTCTCGGTGTACGAGAAGGACTTCACCGACAACGCCACCGTGACCGTACACACCGGTTCCGCCGGGAACGAGATGCACGACAACGCCGATGTGAAGCTGCGCGGAGTCGTCATCGGCCAGGTGCGCCACATCGCGTCCGAGGGCGACGGAGCCCGTCTCACCCTGGACATCGAGCCCGGCAAGCTCGGGCAGATCCCCGCCGACGTCACCGCGCAGATGCTGCCCACCACGCTCTTCGGCGAACGGTTCGTGGCCCTCGTGCCACCACGCATCCCCTCCGACCGGACGCTGCGGGCCGGGGCGGTGATCCCGCAGGACCGCTCCAGCAACGCCATCGAACTGGAACAGGTCCTCGACAACGTGCTGCCGCTGCTCACCGCGGTGAAGCCGGAGAAGCTGTCCGCCACGCTCAACGCCGTCGCCCAGGCGCTTGAGGGCCGGGGCGACAAGCTCGGCGACACACTGGTCACGCTCGACGCCCACCTGAAGAAGTTCAACCCCCAACTCCCCACGCTCAACGCCGACATCAAGGAACTCGTCAAGGTGAGCAAGGTGTACGGGGACGCCGCGCCCGATGTCCTGGACGCGCTGACCGACTTCACCACCACCAGTGGCACCATCGCCGACCAGCAGGCGGAGCTCGCCGACCTGTACGGGGCCACCACCGCCACCGCGCAGGACATCACCTCCTTCCTCCGGGCGAACAAGGACAACCTCATCAGGCTCTCCGCGTCCGGCAGGCCGACGCTCGAAGTCCTCGCGAAGTACTCGTCCTCCTTCCCCTGCACGCTGCGCACCGTGGCCGGGTTCGTGCCCGCCATGGACAAGGCCCTGGGCAAGGGGACCGATCGGCCGGGCCTGCATGTCAGCGTCAAGTCCGTCCCGTCCAAGGGGAAGTACGTGGCGGGCAAGGACACCCCGGTCTACGACGCCGACGGCGGCCCGCACTGCTACTCGGTGCCCTACGTCGGCAAGCACGTACCCACCGCCGATGCCCGAAAGGCGCAGGCCGTCACCCCCGACGGCGCCGCCGGCCGGGACGCGGCAGCAGGCCCCCCGGCCGAGGACACCGCCCTCGGCCTGCCCAACTCGCCGCAGGAGTCCCGGCTCGTGAACGAACTGGTCGCTCCCTCACTGAAAGTCCAGCCGCAGACCCTGCCCGACTGGAGCAGCGTGCTCATCGGTCCGGCCTTCCGCGGTGCGGAGGTGAAGCTCAAGTGAATCGCCGCTCCCTCGCGGGACCGCTCACGAAATCGATCGTCTTCATCCTGGTGACAGTGCTGGCCACCACCGTGCTGGGGCTCTCCATCGCCAATACGGGGGTCGGGGACACCACCACGTACAAGGCGAGGTTCACCGACGCCACCGGGCTGATCGAGGGGGACAGCGTCCGGATCGCCGGGGTCAAGGTCGGCCAGGTCGAGTCCATCGAGGTCGCCGACAAACGGCTCGCCGAGGTGTCCTTCGCCGTGCGCAAGAGCCGCAAGCTGCCCGCCTCGGTGACCGCCTCCATCAAGTACCTCAACATGGTCGGCCAGCGCTACATCGACCTCGACCAGGGCGCCGGCCGGGTCGGGGCGAGCTTCGCCGCAGGAGACACCATCCCGCTCGCCCGCACCACCCCGGCCCTCGACCTCACCCAGCTGTTCAACGGCTTCCAGCCGCTGTTCGAGGGGCTGTCCCCGCCGGACGTCAACCAGCTCGCCGGGTCCATCGTCCAGGTGCTCCAGGGCGAGGGCGGAACCGTCGACAGCATCCTCCAGCACGTCGGTTCGCTGACGAGCACCGTCGCCGCGAAGGACAAGGTGATCGGCGAGGTGATCAAGAACCTCAATACCGTCCTGAAGACGGTCAACGACCGGGAGGCGGGCTTCAACGACCTCGTCGTCACCCTCCAGAAGCTCGTCACCGGCTTCTCCGGTGACCGCAAACCGCTCGGCGATGCGGTGACGGCGATGGGCGCCCTCACCACGGTCACCGCCGGTCTCTTCGAGGACGGCCGCAAGCCGCTCAAGGACGACATCAGGCAACTGGGCCGCCTCTCCGACCGGCTGGGCGACAACACACCGAAGATCGAGAACTTCCTGCAGAAGACGCCGGCCAAGATGGAGGCGATCAGCCGCCTCACGTCCTACGGATCCTGGCTCAACCTCTACCTCTGCGAAGCCAAGGTCAGCGGGGTCACGACCGACGACGGCAGCGCGCCGCCCACCGGCATCGCGATCACCCAACCGAGGTGCCTGGCATGAGAATCACACCCATCCGGGAACGCAACCCGGTCGCCGTCAGCATCGTCGGACTCCTCGTCCTGACCCTCATCGGTCTCGCCGCCTACCGCGCGGACTCGCTGCCCTTCATCGGCGGCGGCACCACCTACAGCGCCGACTTCACCGAGTCGGCCGGGCTCACCGACGGCGACGAGGTACGGATCGCCGGAGTGAAGGTCGGCGAGGTCACCGGCGTCTCCCTCGACGGCCCCAAGGTCAAGGTCGACTTCCGGGTGAAGGACGCCTGGATCGGCAACTCCTCCA is a genomic window of Streptomyces sp. NBC_01237 containing:
- a CDS encoding MCE family protein → MNARSSTRTVRRRLAGVAFLLVPVVLVWVSVSVYEKDFTDNATVTVHTGSAGNEMHDNADVKLRGVVIGQVRHIASEGDGARLTLDIEPGKLGQIPADVTAQMLPTTLFGERFVALVPPRIPSDRTLRAGAVIPQDRSSNAIELEQVLDNVLPLLTAVKPEKLSATLNAVAQALEGRGDKLGDTLVTLDAHLKKFNPQLPTLNADIKELVKVSKVYGDAAPDVLDALTDFTTTSGTIADQQAELADLYGATTATAQDITSFLRANKDNLIRLSASGRPTLEVLAKYSSSFPCTLRTVAGFVPAMDKALGKGTDRPGLHVSVKSVPSKGKYVAGKDTPVYDADGGPHCYSVPYVGKHVPTADARKAQAVTPDGAAGRDAAAGPPAEDTALGLPNSPQESRLVNELVAPSLKVQPQTLPDWSSVLIGPAFRGAEVKLK
- a CDS encoding MCE family protein, which encodes MNRRSLAGPLTKSIVFILVTVLATTVLGLSIANTGVGDTTTYKARFTDATGLIEGDSVRIAGVKVGQVESIEVADKRLAEVSFAVRKSRKLPASVTASIKYLNMVGQRYIDLDQGAGRVGASFAAGDTIPLARTTPALDLTQLFNGFQPLFEGLSPPDVNQLAGSIVQVLQGEGGTVDSILQHVGSLTSTVAAKDKVIGEVIKNLNTVLKTVNDREAGFNDLVVTLQKLVTGFSGDRKPLGDAVTAMGALTTVTAGLFEDGRKPLKDDIRQLGRLSDRLGDNTPKIENFLQKTPAKMEAISRLTSYGSWLNLYLCEAKVSGVTTDDGSAPPTGIAITQPRCLA